The Candidatus Goldiibacteriota bacterium genome has a window encoding:
- a CDS encoding helix-turn-helix transcriptional regulator — MKNMIKELEQYRLEKKISQMELAEKLEVAFCTVNRWFNGRNYPSKIQEYHIAKMLKKFKRSV; from the coding sequence ATGAAGAATATGATAAAGGAACTTGAACAATACAGGTTAGAAAAGAAAATTTCACAGATGGAACTGGCGGAAAAACTTGAAGTGGCTTTCTGCACTGTTAACCGCTGGTTTAACGGGCGCAACTACCCAAGCAAAATTCAGGAATATCACATAGCTAAAATGCTAAAAAAATTTAAAAGGAGCGTGTAA
- a CDS encoding zf-TFIIB domain-containing protein: protein MNNASSRKECPRCGMELKGGEDKCPSCGRPMILGAGNVQGVGPVEKPVNCPVCKLPIYKAKIAGREMLHCAECEGSAYPRDTLMKLQALEKKIIDISAEERDYRRPPFFEKREKPPFLICPFCGKKMAEKRLGQMQADMCTECKALWLDAGKEKHINDILGAYKMSIMNASGNSGGRRERR from the coding sequence GTGAATAATGCTTCTTCAAGAAAAGAGTGCCCAAGGTGCGGGATGGAATTAAAAGGCGGCGAGGATAAATGCCCGTCGTGCGGAAGGCCCATGATACTTGGAGCGGGAAATGTACAGGGCGTGGGCCCTGTTGAAAAACCCGTAAACTGCCCTGTGTGCAAGCTTCCTATATATAAAGCAAAAATTGCCGGAAGGGAAATGCTGCACTGCGCGGAATGTGAAGGCAGCGCTTATCCAAGGGACACCTTAATGAAACTTCAGGCGCTTGAAAAAAAGATAATTGACATAAGCGCGGAAGAACGCGATTACAGAAGGCCGCCATTTTTTGAAAAAAGGGAAAAACCGCCGTTTCTTATCTGCCCGTTCTGCGGCAAGAAAATGGCGGAGAAAAGATTAGGTCAGATGCAGGCGGATATGTGCACGGAATGTAAAGCGCTTTGGCTTGATGCCGGAAAAGAGAAACACATTAATGATATTTTAGGCGCTTATAAGATGTCTATAATGAATGCTTCGGGGAATAGCGGGGGTAGAAGGGAAAGAAGATAA
- a CDS encoding SPASM domain-containing protein yields the protein MKKIKKTYIEITNACNLSCDFCPGTNRKTEYMSGEMFGIILERIKGHSDNLYFHVMGEPLLHPRLGLFLDMCAQKGFRVNLTTNGILAERLIPYTDAKALRQVSFSLHSLEGNNESNTENYLNTIFDFIRAVKGKNISVSLRLWNLIADEKNGQNQSIIESFKKRLGYTGEIQQGETPVNGIKIGDKVFLKQAEKFEWPDINGKELSGEAFCYGLRDQAAILVDGTVVPCCLDAQGVINLGNIIKTPLQEIIDSPRAKGIYEGFTQRRAVEPLCQRCSFRKRFDYKLKADGGRV from the coding sequence GTGAAAAAAATTAAAAAAACATATATTGAAATAACTAACGCGTGTAATTTATCGTGTGATTTTTGTCCCGGTACAAACAGAAAAACTGAATATATGTCCGGGGAGATGTTTGGCATAATTCTTGAGCGTATTAAAGGCCACTCTGATAACCTGTATTTTCACGTGATGGGCGAGCCCTTGCTGCATCCGCGGCTTGGATTGTTTCTGGATATGTGCGCGCAAAAAGGGTTCAGGGTAAATTTGACCACAAACGGAATCCTTGCGGAGCGTTTAATTCCATATACGGATGCAAAAGCGTTAAGGCAGGTAAGTTTCTCGCTGCACAGCCTTGAGGGTAATAATGAAAGCAATACAGAGAATTATTTAAATACCATATTTGATTTTATTAGGGCGGTTAAGGGAAAAAATATTTCTGTATCTTTAAGGTTGTGGAATTTAATTGCTGATGAAAAGAACGGACAGAATCAGTCAATAATAGAGAGTTTTAAAAAGCGCCTTGGATACACCGGCGAAATACAGCAGGGCGAAACGCCTGTAAACGGGATAAAGATAGGCGATAAGGTTTTTTTAAAACAGGCGGAGAAATTTGAATGGCCTGACATTAACGGCAAAGAACTGTCGGGCGAAGCTTTCTGCTATGGGCTAAGGGATCAGGCAGCTATTCTTGTTGACGGCACTGTAGTGCCGTGCTGCCTTGACGCGCAGGGAGTAATAAACCTTGGTAATATTATTAAAACACCGCTTCAGGAAATAATTGACAGCCCCCGTGCTAAGGGTATTTATGAAGGTTTTACCCAAAGGCGCGCCGTGGAACCGCTGTGTCAAAGGTGTTCTTTCAGGAAAAGGTTTGATTATAAACTAAAAGCAGACGGAGGACGTGTGTGA